Below is a window of Salvelinus fontinalis isolate EN_2023a chromosome 14, ASM2944872v1, whole genome shotgun sequence DNA.
TATAGAGGTCTGTAAAAGGTCTGTAGAGGTCtgtaaaaattacagacctctacatgctttgtaagtaggaaaacctgcaaaatcggcagtgtatcaaatacttgttctcctcaCTGTATATGGCCTGACCTGGTTTTTGCCTGTAACATCAGAccctgagagagaaaaagagactgacagacagagagacagagagagagaaaggccacTGAAGCACAGGGATCGTCACATAACAACCAGACCTGCCTGGACATTGGGGCAGAGAACAGGACAAAATATGGCGGAAATCAGAGCAAAATGGGAATGTTTACAGATAGGTGACTCACTGACGTGGCACTAGCTAGTCTATTAGTGGTTGTGACAATTCAACAATCTATCCTCTCCACTTGTTCAAATGTATCTGATAATCATTGTAAGTATTTTTTTCTACACACTTTTTATTGTGCCAGATGCATTTACAAATCACTACTAAATCATTAAAATTGtgtatttaaataaattcattaagatCTACTAAATTTAAGAAGGGAAAATTGGGAATAAAATTGTAATCACTTGAAATAGGAAATATATCCACATAGACAGTACGTACTAGAGACCAAATTAGCATCCGGTATGTGTCACAGAGGTAAATAAACATGTTtttctttaaaactgcaaaatccATTTGCAACATGAATTAAGTTGGCAAAaatcaatgcagcacatgcatcAAAATACCACAGGCCTTTTATTGTAAATATAAATGCAGTGACATAACAGTGAGAAGAAGCAAGTGCAGAAACACATCATACAGGAACACGCAACTTTAAGCAAGCTTTCAAAGCCACACAGAATAtaatctcttgtggacagacTACTTAACGTAAATAGTATTTTACGTGAGATTTTCGATTGTAGGTTGCCAAGATTACACAGAATATGGAGGCAAATAGCCTACTATGAGGGGACATTTCAGTTGGTGCTGCCgtctgtctctatatatagcaGTCTATAGTAATTATAGGCTTTAACCCACAGGTGTAAGAGCAACTTATTGTATTGCCAATAATGATACTGACAGATGAATAGCGACAAGCACTTCAAAGATGTGCTCCCTGCATCCACTGGGGATGTATTGATTCAGTTGTTCACAGTATTAGTATAGTGTTGTTTGAGGAGTGTGGCTAAAAAGGTGTAGTGAGATGTAGAAACGAGACTACTTTAATACTAAGGCCCTGGCTGGTTAAGCTGGGTCATGTTCATAAGGTAGGAAAAACAAAGCGAACCAGGTAtgtactacctgaacttgtctaaTTGTTTTAGTTTTCGGTTTTGCTATTGTccgccctaatgaacacgaccatGGTCTCCGAGTTGCCTTTGACAGTCACGTGCACAGACAAAAAAAATATTCTCCCAAACACACAATAACAATTATTATTCAACGCATGACCATTCTGAGAGTTGAAAAGAAGACAATGGAGCAGCTATTGTAAACATGGAATGTTCACACTCAAGAAGAGATCGTAATAACAGTTGTCACAAATTTCACGTTGGATCACAGAATCCCTGTCAGAATAGAAGTCGTACATAAAAAGTTATTACAGTGAAACACTTTAAAAGCACTGGCAATAAAATACAAATCAGAAAACCTTTACATTTCTAGCTTggtaccagatctgtttgtgctcttgcttACTCCATTGATGTCCTTGTCAAGCCAGTTTTTATCTTTGTTTGCCACTACAATGTGTgaaggagttggcatgatagcacaaacagattaGCATCCAGTTTCCTCTGGTGctggtacagatgtaggatcgtaATTTTAGCAGTTTTTCAcagtaggaaaataatcctgcagcaacaggaaatatgaattattatgtggattatagttaatggacatttttgataCATTTTTAGTTAGGGCAAATCCAatttgacattttaaagtgaaaattacaaactttagaaccTTTTTAAAACCTCAAAAACACTGCAAGTTTGCTGTGCAGGAAATGTCCTGtaacaacagggtgatcaaattacgatcctacatctgtacattgGATAGACGTGATTGTGATCTTAACTTCTTCTCCTTCAGCCAAGTAGAGACATCATTATGGAACAACAACTTTTACATCAATGTAAGGCATAGTAAAATAATTTAAAGGGGTTACATGGTATCTGCAACACTTCATATTGATGCTACATTACCTATCTACTGTACTACATACAAATAAGACAACTATGCAAAGTCACAAAGTTTGGTTTCTAAGGCAAAGACATGGCAAATTCACAAGAGATAAATATTAGTATTAAAGTTTAAAGAGTCATTCTTTCATAACAAAAGACATAGAAGTGGGATAGTTCGAATCTACCCCCACCTGAAAATGAAACGATCTCTGACATCTTTGCAGAAACAAAACAATGCTGGTTAAACCTGCCAGTTCATGAGGCTATTGCTGCAAGCAATACGCTTTCCCTTACAAAACGACAGGCACCCTCTCCTGTTGTGACGGGACATTCAcagtctgagtcccaaatggcacctttttCCCTTCAGAGCACacattttaaccagggcccatagggctctgatcaaaagtggTTCACTCATTAGGGAATATggcgccatttgggacacagacatagCTTACCAGCCCATCAGCACTGGTTTTAGAGTCCTCCTGTGTCATGGGACTGGGTGATTTACATCATGGGGTTATTACAGGCTTATCAGTAATATACAAACTAGACTGATTGTTTCCCAAAGAAGCTACTGTGGGGACTGATGACGTAATCAGGAGCTGAAAGGTTTAACTAGAGTGTGGTGCAAGTGCAATGCTTTATACTTTTGGGCCATTGGCATTATTTATGCTCTGGCTGATGTGAACATTACAGAGTTGGGAACCCCTAGTTTAAACCAAGCTAGTATTTAGTCTGCATAACATGAGATAACAATCTAAAAGAACACCAGTCTCTGTTGAGAGGAGCCTCAGAATGAGCTTTCATTCTTTCATGACTGATTGAACTAAACTAAAACATTGTTTCTGGGTTACCAATGACCTGTTACATTTTGGCTCATGGTGCTATTTGGTCTTAGTTGTATCTGATGAAGAGAGAGCACACCAATGATTCTGATCCTACCAAAATGGCACTTGTTTATAAGAGTccaaaaatggcaccctattccctatatagtgcaccatttttttaccagagccctatgggccctaggaTAACATTTGGGAATAAACCGAAAGCACAAGGAAATAGGGGGAGTGGGGCTGGGCTGGCCTTAAGGCAAATAGTGTACCGGTATTAATGTCATATTTCTCtctataaaataatatacaaaTAAAATGCAAAGAGATTTCAGCTGTCCCACTACTATAATATAGTGCACGGCTTCTTGTCTTTGAAGGGGTTTTCAGAGGCTGGGATGCCCATGAGTAGAGGGTCGTATTTAGCATGTTCTCCACAATAGTGCATCAGGTCTGCTGAGGCCTTGGACACCTACGGGAGAGAATAATACAGCAGGTTACTATCGGCCTCAGatgaacacaaagaaacagtcaGGTGGCTCACCAAGGAATGTAGTTTGTGTCCCTGAGAGATGCACATCCTTGGTAAAGACTGACTACCCTAAATCGATCCTCAACAGTTTATGTAGTGGAAATATACACTTGCTTACTACTTATTATGAACCAATGTACTGGGGATGTATtctaaatctgaccacaactccattttgctcaatcccttcctataggccgaaaatcaaacaggaagtacccatgctaaggactattcaacgctggtctgaccaatccacgcttcaagattgttttgatcacgcggactgggatatgttccgggtagcctcagagaataatatagacgtatatgctgattcggtgagtgagtttataaggaagtgtatagaaGATATTGTacctactgtgactattaaaacctaccctaaccagaaaccgtggatagagggcagcattcacacaaaactgaaagtgcgtaccactgcatttaaccatggcaaggcgaTTGGGAATATAGCAGAATACAGAGTAGTCATTCCCTCCGCAAAGCAATCCAACAAGCAAAATGTCagcatagagacaaagtggagttgcaattcaatggctcagacacgagacgtatgtggcaggttctacagacaatcacggactacaaaaggaaaaccagccacgtcacggacacggacaccgacatcttgcttccagataaacaaaacactttctttgcccactttgaggataatacagtaccacctacgcggcccgctaccaaggactgtgggctctccttctccgtggctgatgtgagtaagacatttaaatgtgttaaccctcgcaaggctgccggcccagatggcatctctagccgcgtcctcagagcatgcgcagaccagctggctagtgtgtttacagacatattcaatctctccctatcacagtctgctgtccccacatgcttcaagatggcaaccattgttcctgtacccaagaatgcaaaggtaactgaactaaattactatcgccccgtagcactcacttctatcatcatgaagtgctttaaaagactagtcaaggatcatatcacctccaccttacctgacgacacaacagtagtaggcttgattaccaacaacgagacagcctacagggaggtggtgtgggctctcggagtgtggtgtcaagaaaataacctctcactcaacgtcaaaggagatgatcgtggtctCCAGGAAATTTGGCTCCCCACCTataaccctcacaaacttttacagatgcacaattgagagcatcctgtcaggctgtatcaccgcctagtacggcaactgcaccacccacaaccgcagggctctcaagAGGGTGGTggggtctgcacaatgcatcaccgggggcaaagtACCTGACCTCCagtacacctacagcacccgatgtcacaggaaggccaaaaagatcatcaaggacaacaaccacccgagcccctgcctgttcaccccggtaccatccagaaggcgaggtcagtacagctgggaccgagagactgataaacagcttttatctcaaggccatcagactgttaaacagccatcactagcacagagagactgctgcctacatacagaattgaaatcattggccactttaataaacggaacactagtcactttaataaagcCACTTTAACTTCTTAtcgctgggggcagtattgagtagcttggatgaataaggtgcccagagtaaactgcctgctactcagtcccagaagctaagatgtgcatattattagtagatttggatagaaaacactctgaagtttctaaaactgtttgaatgatgtatgtaagtataacagaactcatatggcaggcaaaaacctgagaaaaaatccaaccaggaagtgggaaatctgaggtttgtaggtttgcctatccaatatacagtgtctatgtggtcatattgcacttcctaaggcttccactagatttcaacagtctttagaaccttgtttgatgctctactgtgaaggatgagggaataagagctgattgagtcaggtgtctggcagtgTCACGCGCTCACTCAGGCGcgccccgtgagagttagctgcgttccatcgcatttctacagacaaaggaattctctggttgaaacattattgaagatttatgttaaaaacatcctaaagaatatttctatacatcgtttgacatatttctacaaactgtaatggaatgttttgacttttcgtctggcctgcgcgtcatcaatttggattttggaactaaacgcgccaacaaaaaggaggtatttggacataaattatggacgttatcgaacaaaacaaaaatgtattgtggaactgggattcctgggagtgcattctgatgaagatcatcaaaggtaagtgaatatttataatgctatttctgacttctgttgactccaccacatggcgggtacctgtatggcttgtttttgtgtctgagcgccgtactcagatttttgcatggtgtgctttttcagtAAAGaaaatttgaaatctgacacagcggttgcattaaggaaaagtttatctaaagttccatgtataatacttgtatctttaaTCAATGTTTATTacgagtatttctgtaaattgatgtgcctctctgcaaaatcaccggatgttttggaggcaaaacattactgaacataacgggccaatgtaaactaagatttttggatataaatgtgaacttcatcgaacaaaacattcatgtattgtgtaacatgaagtcctatgagtgtcatctgatgaagatcatcaaaggttagtgattaattttatctctatttctgctttttatgactcctctctttggctggaaaaatggctgtgtttttctgtgactaggtactgatctaacataatcagatggtgtgctttcgtcataaaacatttttgaaatcggacactgtggtgggattaacaacaagtttatctttaaaatggtgtaaaatacttgtatgtttgaggaattttaattatgagatttctgttgtttgaatttggcgccctgcactttcactggctgttgtcaagtcaatcccgttaacgggatctccgccataagaagttttaataatgtttacatatctcgcattactcatctcgtATGTACACtaatgttcaaaagtttggggacacttagaaatgtccttgttttttaaagcaaAGCACACATTTAATGGACaaaagaaggccagcatcccagagtcgcctcttcactgttgatgttgagactggtgttttgcgggtactttttaatgaagctgccagttgaggacttgtctgtagccttttaaaattataaacttggattagctaacacaacgtgccattggaacacaggagtgatggttgctgataatgggcctttgtacgcctatgtagatattccattaaaaaatctgccgtttccagctacaatagtaatttacaacattaacaatgtctacactgtatttctgatacattttctgttattttaatggactttttttttccaaaaacaaggacatttctaagtgaccccaaacttttgaacggtagtgtatatactgtattctatacaatctattgcatcttagcctatgccgctctgacattgctcatccatatatttatatattcttattccattcctttacttagatttgtgtgtattaggtatttgttgtggaattgttaaagAGAAGGTCAGCGAAGGCAGTTCTTGCAggatgaaaaatgtaatatcataTACGTACAGTCTATTTAGGTCATTCAAGTTATGGGTTATGTTTGAGAAGCATACCTTAATCCTCTCAATGCTGGCCTCTATTCTCAGCTGCTGGACTGTCCTCCTGGCATGGGCTATGTTATTGGAACTCTGCATCTTTGAAGACATGATGGTCTTCACACACCTGTGTTAGAACACACATACTGGACTcagtactgtataacactatggAAAAGAATGACTGACAATAAATGAATGAATTAATACATGAATATTGGATATACCTTCCACAATTCTGGAGTAGTGGCAATTTTTCTGTGTGGCTTTATCTGGAGAAACTAAAGAAAAGCACAATAAACCATCATTAAATCATAATTTGTACATCCATATAGGGCAGCAGAACAGACAGTCCCTGTATAACAGTCTCATAAAAGATATCCCAGCTACATCAGCAGGCACTTCTTACATCTTTGTACAGCAGATGGTGTGTTGGAGAATAACCCAAGATGGTTAAGTGCCAGGAACAGAACTTTGACAAGCTGTCTAAGCTGTCTAAGCTGTTACTCCACTGTCCTTCCTCTCCAGAGTAACTTTCCAAAAGTGACAGTCGGAAGTTAATCTGCAATTTACTACTCAACCAACAACCTACAAACAAGCTAACACACATAATCACGCACAGACTGGCATAGACGAAAGTGGTTGCACAACCCACACACAACATGGGAAGTCTGCATTGGTCTTAGCACTGCACGGTATACCAAAACTTAGGTAGTATTTCAATACAAAAAAATAACATTCGatacttctgtcaaatgtgtctcacgtGATTGAGAGGATCAAGTCTGTGGGATCAAGGATCGAGGATCAAGGATCAAATGCAGCCCCTTCATAGCGTGAAGAGCAAAGTGCCTGCTCCACTCCATTCATTGCTAGAGCTGTCTGGGCTGCATTGTTAGCTCCCCACTCATGCTGCACAGAAATTAACACACTTCAATAATGCAACACGGCATGTAGAAGTGTTGAAACTGTTCAcaaaacaatgtccatacagGCTAGAACAATGCAAGACGATACCGGTAGCTTCCGGTTTTAATTGTAGGCTAATGTTCCTTGCTAGCTTACAGCTGAAGCAACATCAATTCACTACCCTAGCTTTGTTTGTGCAAACCATACTGCAAAATATgctgatttcaaagctgattgATTGTCACAAAAAACTTTGTTAATTCACTTCATCTCCCTCACCCCCAAAAACTCATTCACTTCTTCACTCCCTCGCTTCCAGTCTGGTTTCCAGTAGAATCCAATAGTGTGTGATTGCGGGCTGCAATTCGGGGTGTTCCTGTATGTGGGCATACAGGTATGTGGGCATACAGGGCATACTGTATGTGGGCATACAGGAACACCCTTGAGCATCCCATTGGTTCCTTCATAAACATCCCCCCTCGAgcatcccattagttcctgcataAATGCCCCCCCTCGATCATGACATCTTCATGCTTGTGTTACACTTTTGAATGTGGGTCAAAAGGAAAATACAAGCATTATCGCCCCCGCCTCCTATGTACTGGAGTCCTCCTTACTAGCTAGTGGGAGGCAGGGGCAAcaccggtagacagtgtccttcgcACTTGCCTGCCGAACACCTGCCCTCACATTCGTTAAGAGAACTGCAGAAAAACAGTGCCCGACATGCAAGGGCAAAGGATACTGTCTACCGGTCTCCCCGCCTCCCGCTAGCTACTCCGGTATGTGGGAGGCAGGGGAGCGACACCGTGTGTtagataactagctagcttgtTAGTTAGCGACACCGTGtaatagctggctagttagcgaCACCGTGTAATAGCTTGCTAGTTAGCGACACCGTGTAATAGCTTGCTAGTTAGCGACACCGTGTAATAGCTTGCTAGTTAGCGACACCGTGTAATAGCTTGCTAGTTAGCGACACCGTGTAATAGCTTGCTAGTTAGCACACGGTGATCAATTTTGTTGATCAGTACAATGAAATAATATGTTCTCCTAGCAGTAGCCATTGAAATAGATCCTAAATGGAAGGGATTGTTTGTCATCTGTGGCCCCATGAAATCAGATAAAACAAGCTCAATACTCAATGCACACACTCCTAGTGAAtaatatgcattcacctgtattgtgaaaAGACCTATGCTACATCTTGATTTACTCAGTTTATCAATATATTTACCTATTAAATAAATGAATACCATTATGTTGTTTTGTTGTTAGATTGGTAAAAACTAATTGATTGTATGATTGTATAATTGATTCATTAATGCATCCATGGTTGtctaaaaaaaaaagacatacaAATGTTCAAATGTAATGGTATTGAACTCAAAAGATGGCCAACGATTGAACAGAccagtagctgagtttatctgtctggatcaagtgccatTTGGTGACTTTGGCTAATATGGCTTCTTTTTTTGTTGTAGTATCGTTTTGGAATCGAGTATCGTGACGGTATCGAGTATTatgatactaaacctggtatcgGTATCAAAGTAAAAattctggtatcgtgacaacactaaTTGGTCCATAGCAATAAAGAAATTGCCTGagaggacagggctgtagtgggtctgtacagtatgtagtaAGAAAGAGACTGCCCGGGTGCTGGGACTGTTTAAAGAAGAGCGACCAGTCTGCCAGGTTTCCCTCTCACCTTGGAACATGTGGATCCAGACTgactgcacgcacacacacactctggcacGCCCGCACACACACCATGCAGGTCATTTGAGAAGCATCAACAATAACCTTCGTATTGAGGTCATCAATATGTGATCGCACTTCTATTACAATGGCTGAGAGGTTTATGGAGGAGGAAGACGCACGGAAGGAAGCTGAAATGGAACAAAGTAATCTGCAGCCAGCCACAGCGCAGCTGAGTACAAACTGGATGGAGAGACCTCCCTCGGAAGCATACATCTCTCTAATCACCCTACCAAcccactcctttcctctcctccttcccttcctttcccttcctccctccttcattCACAGGAAGATGTATCCCCAGCCAGACAACCAGTTCAATTCCCCTCTGAAGTATAAATTATTAAATATGTTCCGGTTTTAAAAATAGAAGAAAGCGGAAGAGGAGAGAGCTGCAGAGGTGGTTAGACACCCAAACAGACAGGAACATAAAGATTTAGTACCACAAGGAGTAAGTATAGGAATAGAAACAAAGTATCCTGACAAAAAAAACACTTCTCAACCGTCTCAACCACAGTCTCAACACTCTTTCCTTCACGTGAGGATCTTGAAATAATCAAAGACACTTCATCCTCTTCCACACCGCAGCTTTCCTTGAATTAATTAATCTTTCAATGCTCTGAGACACTTCAAGAGCCCTTCAACCTCATGTCTGCCTCAGTGCCTTTTGTGTGCTTGGCTTGGCTAGACACAGGAGTGGTTTAATGTGCATATCTCTGTTATTTGCGCAACAGTGGGTTTTAAAACACAGCCAGACCACTACACTGACCAGGCGATGGTAGAGTGAACACAGGAAGAAGGCCATAATTGGAGGGCTGGGTCAGACAAGGGCTACTAACCCAGTGTCTAACTAATGTCTGCACCAGACTGAACGTGACGCTAGCAGCTAGGGCTTGGACCATAAAGAGGAGGTGCTTGAGGGTCAATGGGCTGAGTGCCACTGTGTGCAACACTAACAACTAGCTTTTGTCTAGTCAACTCAATGAAGTGTGTTCAGTTGGTGCTACTTTGTCTTGACCTTTATTTTGTCTGACCTCTCAGTGATGTCATAGTAAAGGAGGCTAGATGTATGGATCAGGTTAATGCTGTAGGCAATACCAAAGTCAGACTAAAAGGAACTGTAGAGGCTTCAAATCTAATCATATCTTATATCTACTTAAAGAAAGTACAGAAGAGTATTAGTATGTGCAGTATTAGTGAGTGCCTAAAATGCCACACtataccctatgtagtgcactacttttaaccagaaccaTATGGCccttggtcaaacgtagtgcactaaatagggactagggtgtcatttggaacgtAGTTTTCGAGTCATTCTGTGAAACAGCTGGGTTTCATTGTGCATCTGTTTTTAGATGGTCACGACCAGGGGTTCATAGGATTTATACCGGATAGACCCTCCACACCTGATCAGACCGTGCTGATTGGCTTTCCTCTAGGAACCGCCTGGTTgtttcccaaacggcaccctattccatatttagtgcactacttttgaccagagccctatggctctatggcaccctattccctatatagtaaactgcttttgaccagggccctattccctatttagagccctatggggcctggtcaaaagaagtgcaccgtatataggaaatagggtgccatttgggacataagtCCTGACTCACTGAGGTCCTTCCCAGGCCTCTGATGTACCCTGAAATAACTCTCTGTTCCTGGGCAGGAAATAGCCACAGTTGGGCGACCCCTGTCGGAAGTGCTGGGGGGACTAAGTCTAGGGATTCACAGATTCTCACTTTACAAATAATAGCCAGTCAATAGGACCACCTCCCTGCTTTGCTCTCTTGTCCAGGAAAGGCAGCCAAGGGTCAGGGATTATCTGTAGGAATGCCATAGCTAGCATCCCATCCTGCTACCCAGCCACCTCTCTGGACCACAGATTGGAGTCTTTAGTAATGCCATCTACTACAGCACACTGCATCATTGATACTATTCATATACTGCTCTGAGACCACTGAGGCACTGCTTTCATGTGGCTGTAATGTGGCTGCTGTAGTGTGACTCTGGTGTGTACACAAGTGGGTTGTCACTACACCAGAAGAAGCAGGTTTCTGAGAGGTCAAACGAATGACGAGCTCTGACCTGTGGTGTGTATATAATTATGACACTACCTGCTTCTCTTTAGACATTACTACACAGATAAACCACATCAACGGTTGAGATACCTAAGACCTACTTTGGTAAAACTATGGTCTTTAATATGGTTACTTGTTATAGATATTATCAATGACTTTATTACTAATACACTGTGTGAAATAGACACTAGCTATATTCAGAGATTGAGGGATAATTGTAAGAAGAGAGAATTGGCTGAGCTGTGAGAACAAATCTCATATCATCTATTATCAGCCTATCTATCCTCTGCACTACTACTGAATCAGAAGCTAACCCTGCCACCGTtacacagtccctaaccgccagTTCCTAACTGGTAGGCCAATGGGAAAACCAGTCCCTAACTGGTAGGCCAATGGCCATGAGAGAATAAGCAGGTCCTTTATCTATCCTCCGCACTACTAAACTGCCTAGCAACAAGATGGCTTGGCCTTAAGCCTGGGCCTAAAAATGTGTCTGAAACCTGATACTACAATGATAGTACAATGAGCTCTCAAGGCTCGGGGGACATTAGAGCCCCACAGGAACAATACAGACGTGTTATCAGTGCGACTAGATGCTTGACGCTGCCGGACTGACAGTGGGTGATGTGCAAAATGGAGGGACCAAAAATAGGGTCcgggagtaaaaaaaaaagaaaagaaagttGAACTGCACCCTCATGGGTGCTAATCTCAGACAGCCTGATGctatctgggactgggagacAGAGCAGGCAGCTAGTTAGCCATGCAGGGAAAAGACACAGGCTCTCTGATCTAGTGTAAAAGCACCAcccatagaaaaacaaacatagtACACTCAGAAGAACCTTAAATGGGATGGTTCTTCGAagaaccacacacactcaacacctTATTTTATGCAAATAAAGTATTGatccttatttgcatatttcccagggtACCATTCGAGTAAATATTTTAGTTACCAATACCACCCAAGACTGTGTTTGCTACTGACAGACATGGTGGTTGCATTCATTCATTTTCAGTCCTGTGGCCTTTGCCAAGTGAGATCCTAAGTGAATATATCATTAATAATTCAAGTTAAATTCTTTAAGACAATACAATGCATATTACAATGCATATAGATCTTATTTTGATGGCCTAGTTTTAGcctaatacagtggcctgaaatgcatggtttacaggccacatcatgCCTTGCAAGTCACAGTATGCTGGCTTACAAAGTGATGTCTAACTCATATTGGAGAACATttgggaagaaaaaaaatcaccaGCCACCTggattcagaatgactgccagggttgggAAGACTAAGATGATACTACATATAAACTAAAGTATTTAAACTGGAataaccatttcagtaacggatGCAAgtccaactactaacagattggattagtttagaaaaatgtatgtttataTTGGAGTAACATAAGATTAATaaaaaacatagatattgaaacaaatcATTCTAATAATCAACCTGccatagagcatgctgggaaatataatAAAGATGGGTGTGGTTTTGTTTCAACTCTGGTTATCAACACCAACAGTGGGGTTATTTTATGCCACTGAATGTTAATTGAACTCTTTAGTGTTCATTTAACTattgaatcaacactagaaactGAAAGATCTACACTAgttaacactggccaatttgctgtg
It encodes the following:
- the gng12b gene encoding guanine nucleotide-binding protein G(I)/G(S)/G(O) subunit gamma-12; translated protein: MSSKMQSSNNIAHARRTVQQLRIEASIERIKVSKASADLMHYCGEHAKYDPLLMGIPASENPFKDKKPCTIL